AAGAAAGGACTAAAATGAGTAATATGTATAATACAATTATATATTACCAACTTTTCTTCTTCCAAGTTGTTGCAATTGTTAGTATAGAAAGCtagataataaatcaaacatatacTTTTCACTTATaaagtaaatatattaatatattgcAAAGTCTGCATCCTACATTCTATAGGATTTTCCATATTAACATGTTCATAATGTTGCACACCCATGTCTAATGTATATGTCCATGCTAAATGCATAGGATCTAATGCTCTGAATATGTTCCTTCAATCATTCAATATCAATTTTTCTTGATTCATATTAGAAGTAAAAAACGTAAAATTTTTCTATGAATCCATGTATGGGTATGGATGAGAGACATAGACAAGCCTATAGGCGGTATGAGAACTcaataaaatagagaaataaataTGTGGTAACATTCAAACTCATGATCTCCCTCTAAATGAGGTTTTGATACCATATTAaataaccaattttcctaaaagtttaagccATTAGTATTTAAGCCCCCAATTTATATCACACTTTCTATcgtgtgtatatatattgtTAGACAATCAATTTCCTAAAAGTATAAGCTTGTAGAATTTGGGACAATAATGTATATCAAGCACTCTAATACCCTCTCTCATGCACAACCCCATACTTGAACATAGAAAGATACATAAGCACACATAGGCCCGCAAATAAACAAACCACAAACAACCTCTTTTGGGATTAATAAAGTGGAAAATAAACATGCGGTGAGGTTTGAACACATGACCTCTTGCTAAAcaaggctttgataccaagttatacaaccaattttcctaaaaacttgaACTTGTAGGATTTGGACCCACGATGTatatcatgtatatatatatatatatatatacatgaccACCCCTCACTCTCATCAGCTGTAAATACGTGATATGTCACCTTCCATTGACTTGGCTAAGATTTCATGGTACTCCTGCATGTGGGGGGCATTGAGCCTCCATGAAAGGGGGTGATAGTCAACTAAGCCATCCACTCTCAACCGAAGGCAGGCAGACAGTTATATATATCAGACATGGCACTCCTAAAGGCATGTTAGATACTATACAATCATAATCATGACCTACACAAGCTAAAAATGTAAACCACAATTCATGGCCCTGTTAGAACCTAAGTTACCATGATAAAGAAAAGTAacatagttttgaaaaaaaaccaTAGTAATAGTCTAGTAGAGGACCAAAATGAGTGCTAGGCATTATAATTATCTACTACTGAGCTTTCTTCTTGCAAGTTATTCAAATTGCAAGTGCAGAAGTTCagataaataaatcaatcttATGTATTTTTCACATGTAATTAATCATATCAATATGTTGCTGAGTCCACAATCTACCCTTTTAGGATTTATCATGTTAATATATCCATGATTTTTCATACCTGTGGCCAGTGTTCATATCCCTTCCATAAGTTGTTAACCTAATATTCTGAATATGTTCCATCAGTCCTCAAGTCTCAAATTATCATTCCATTCTGAATTGCAAtttatgtatttcattttaACCAGTCAATAACTCATATCTGTGACCTACAATTCTATACCAATCTGTTACTTATATGTGTGATCTTAAATCTGCACACAGTactcaaaacttaaaaaatatgctCAGCGTTACAGTGCAAGGCTTAACCCAAAAAGGTAAAACCAAAAACATTTCTAGCTTATACAGAATGGCATACAATCGAAATAACAGATAAGCAAGTCCGAAGAGAGCAACAAACATTAGGCTAAAAAGCTCAATTCTTTTACTTGAACTTGAATGGCCGCAAAATATATCACGATCCAGAAGTAACAAAATGTAGCATCATGCTCGGTCCATCATATTAATACAATCAAgttcaaatttcaatatttgGTGACAGAGAAGCAAATGAGTCGTTGTGCtgccaaattaaaataaaatagtgatcTCTGACTCGTGGAACCAGAAGTTTAGTGATAGATTAGAATCTTTAGAatcacaaaattttcaagtcaACATCTGTATCAGTCTCAACCCAAACCTACGAGGATTTAACTCAAAACCCAATTCCCAGATTTTATCATTCTATTTGCTACTGCATGTAAAAACAAATGGCGGAGAAAATAATCAGAATCAACAGCGTCAGTTTATATTATAAACAAATCGCAGTGCTCAACAGAAACGAAAAATGCATCCAAAAATCCacataaaaacattaaaaaaacaataaaaccaaaaataatcgACCCACAACTCCCCTCCGTTTGGCTCCCAAGAAAACGGagaaagacaaaagaaaaattatgagacACGTTTTCCACGTCCTGTTGGTCCCATGCAAAGAAACACTCACCTGAACTACGTCCCGATCAGTTGTATTAGGCTTCGATGGCAATGCCTTGAGAGACAAACTTCTCCTACCTTCTCTTCCCTtctctcagcaaccaaacggaagcgagaaaacagaggaaaccCCCTTAATTTTCAGATGCTCGAATTTCGACAATCGAAAACTCGTTCGGGGTGAAAGAAAATCAGCaaattagggttttattttacaatatcaaAATTTGGGAATGCGAAAGAGAAACGAGGGAGAACGAGAAAGGGCGGCAAAAAGTGCGGAATCGGTGTCGTTGGCTCTCACGCCCCTTATAACGTTCACAAACGTTGCCAGAGGACAAATATTTGAATCTTATATTCCCTATTTTgccctttatttatttagaaatttactacaaattttaaacaaattaatcaatttatagAGGCTtcaaaatatagatatatacaaTTTATACTTGCTAATAAACagtaaatcaaattaattataagatttttttatttggcaTCATAGGATTTTGTGATCATATCGTATCATCACACAATCTagtcaaaaaatagaaaataaataattaatcagTTAAAAAAGATGACAAAATTCTCGTATTTACGAATATAACATTtctcctatttttatttaaaaagtaacttaatttttacataaataatttttgctattttaagtatttacatgtaattttgaaaaaaaaaacgatatttttgtcaaaaaaaatgtcaaaaaacaataaagggttgaattttttaatatgttttcaataacccttttaatcaaataaccaaaaaaataaatatttttattaaaataatgtgAAGTAATTAACACAACATTGTGTTCTGTCAAGCAACATTGTGTTCTAAGCCCAAAACATTTCCCACGATGCTATCTCTAATATCAATGTTGTGTTTCCCATTTTGTAGGGGCATTCATATCCTCCCATTTGTCTCCATGCCATTGTTATAATCACTTTCTCATTTTAACAAATTCTTTCAACTTTCCTTTGGAACCTTGATTAtacctaaaagaaaattttttgatAGCGAATTtagattattaaataagaataaaatttagattgttagagtaaaaaaaaaaattcaacatagataaaaaattcaattaaggtggtatttgtttttttggctcaatgacaaaaaattaaaatatttaacatttttttatttagttaaaagtagATCGTTGATATTAATGAACataattaaagttaatttattatattttttactgaatagaaaaaatcaaaatatttaatattttctattaacataattaaaatgaactcattatttaattaaaagtagaCCAttaacatcaatcaacataactaaaatgaactcattgatattcaacaaaaaatcgATTGTTGATTATCAATAAGTTCATCATAACTATGTTGATTTATGTCAATAATctacttttaattgaatattaataaatttatttttagatatgttGATTGATATAGACAATttacttttaactaaataaaaattcaaatattttgacttttttattaagtcaaaaaataaaaggtaaaatattAGTATAAAGCAACAAGATGATGCACATGTGGCATCCTCTTATTTTGTTACgcgtatattttttatataatataaaaaaaatacccttATTATCATGCTATGATAATGATACcctagaaagaaagaaatcaaaatcttaataatGGTGAGTTTTGATTATaatcttaataaattttttaataatacagTCATGAGAATATGATAATGTATAAGAAATTAAATGGTTTGTCATTGCAATTGGGAGAAAGATTTTCTTCCAATAGGGAATATATGCCAATAAAACCTACCACACTAAGGTTTAGAAATATATTCTCATTCTCATATATTTCCTGATTATTAATTGGTTTTGATGTAATGTcaattaaaaagaaactaagTATAAACTTTTGTACACATCCGATTCGATATAATTGTGCCTCGATTgggtattttagaatttttcttaattgatGACAGCTAGGATGATGACATGGCACattgagaaaatgagaaatcTACTCAGAGGTCAACACATCACATTAGAAAGGACAAGATACAAATGCCATCAACAAATTGATGGAGAATACAAGGCTAACAAATCCAGAATAAGAAATATCGTCAAAAAATGAGGATCTAAATATCCATCAACCTCCACGTCACCCACCTTTATTTTGAGGGCCGGTCGCGGTCCATTGCCTCTCAACCCACTGAATCTTTGAATATCGAATTATTGGTCACCATAATTCAGGACTAAATATTGTTTAGTGACATGTCAAATTGGTGTGGATAACGTGGCAAGATTTGGAGTGGGGTGTGGGGGGTCACTCTGGAGTGGAGCCATCAGCCAAGTGCTTCAACAAATCTCTCTAGTCTTAAGTACAAAGGGATTGATCTGGTGGGCCATCTGCGGCAATCTCCTCGCTGATGGAGCTCACACTGCCATCCGTCACCGTCCGATCATCACATTCACTTCGACCGGACCCATCGTCTGCATCATCACTACATCCATCTTCCGCATCCTCATCGTCTCCATTGTCTTCATCAGATGAAAGAGGCACGAGCCAGCACGTGCCGTGCAAGTGTCCGTTCAGACACACAAAGTACTCCAGCCCGCCGTCGTGGGTGCCGAGCCGCCGAGCTGCGCTCTTGGGGACGAGTCTCGCGGCGGTCATACTCCACACGCGGGCCCCACAGTAAGGACAGCACActctctcctctagcttcaccTGCCGTCTGATCAAACACGCCCTCGTCTTTGATCTCATAAATCCCCTAAATACCCCTCTGTATATCCCCAAATCATCCTCCCTCTCCCCCATTGGATGCTCACACGGATCACTCACATACAGCAGATCGCCACTACATTTCTTCGTCAAAAAGCTCCGACCCGACGTTTTCGAGAACCGTGACTCCTTCACGAAGTGGCCGGGTGACGGCCGACTCACTCGGAAGTGCCGAGTCGACTCACAGCCACAGCAGAAGAACATCAGCTTGGCGAGCGCGTGCCATCCCCCGCCAAGTCTGCCGTTCGGCGCACCGGTCGCCAATGCCGTTACCATGCGCGGTGCGCGATACACGCATAGCTCCCTCCATAA
Above is a genomic segment from Vitis riparia cultivar Riparia Gloire de Montpellier isolate 1030 chromosome 7, EGFV_Vit.rip_1.0, whole genome shotgun sequence containing:
- the LOC117917446 gene encoding EID1-like F-box protein 3 — protein: MDDACPGGPGERSIYKRVHTTLSRKHSAAGMSANQRLRLNSPGPASDSGESGILNERILVLIFESIKWDIHVLCAASAVNRKLRAVATRLLWRELCVYRAPRMVTALATGAPNGRLGGGWHALAKLMFFCCGCESTRHFRVSRPSPGHFVKESRFSKTSGRSFLTKKCSGDLLYVSDPCEHPMGEREDDLGIYRGVFRGFMRSKTRACLIRRQVKLEERVCCPYCGARVWSMTAARLVPKSAARRLGTHDGGLEYFVCLNGHLHGTCWLVPLSSDEDNGDDEDAEDGCSDDADDGSGRSECDDRTVTDGSVSSISEEIAADGPPDQSLCT